Genomic DNA from Peribacillus simplex NBRC 15720 = DSM 1321:
CAAATATTAAGTAAAAAGGACTTTTTCATAGATCTTGCAGTCGCTTTTAGCAGCATATTAATCGTTGTAGCAGTAAGTTTCTTCTTTCCAGGCAGTACTGGGGTCATAGTTGCAACGGTTGTAGCTTCAACGATAGGAATGGTGATTGGCAGATGGAAATAAGCGGATATATCCTTGCTGTCATCCTAGGGACTTCGATTGTAACTTTCATACCTAGAGTCTTCCCTTTGATGCTGCTTAGTAAAATGCAGATTCCTGAATGGGGCATAGATTGGCTAAAGCATGTGCCAGTGGCCGTAATGGCGGCGTTGTTGGCTCAAGAACTTCTATTATCGGAACAGGTCTTTTCAATTAAGGATAATGCTTTGAATTTGGCAGCAGCTTTACCAGCTTTCCTGGTTGCCATTTTTACGAGGAGTCTGTTGGCGACGGTTATGATTGGCGTGCTTTCCTTGATGATATTACGATTTTTCTTTTAATAAGTACTAAACATTTAAATGATAGGCCGATATAACCAGTAATGGATTGCCATTACTGGGTTTTTATTTTCCCAAGAACATATTTCATAACCGGTAACTTTTTGAGATCGTTCATTTCGATTAGGCAAATGACGCTTTTTAATGAACATTAGAAGCTTGATTATCAAAAAGGGCAGTGATTACATAAACTAGGGTGAATGTACTTCTGAAAAGTCATTTTGGTTAGCTGAATTGAAAGCGCTTTTAATTGAAAATGAAACAACCAACGTTTAGAAAATGGGAGTCTGTCAACAATGGGAATAAGCAAATTACTATGGAGGTGTTTAATTAATGAAGATAAATGGTGCCCTAGAGGTTCTTGATCGCATGCGGCTTCCTAATGGCGCGTATACTGCAAGCGTTTCCGATGATTATAATTATGTTTGGATAAGGGATGTCGTTTATACAGTAATGCCTTTTATAAATGATTCATCCAATCGTTACGAGAAAGCATATCATGCTTTATTCGACTTATTTCAATCCTATGAGTGGAAGATAGATATTCATACGGAACAGAAACCCCAGTTTCTATTTGAACATATCCATGCACGGTATTCCACTGAACTTAAAGAACTGCCCGATGAGTGGGGGCATGCCCAAAATGATGCGATAGGTGCCTTTTTATGGGGTGTCGGTGAAGGGTATAGGCATGGTAAAAAGGTGATAAGAAATCAACGTGATTTACAAATCGTTCAAAAGTTGGTCAATTACTTGGAATGCTTGCAATATTGGCAGTCGGAAGATAACGGGATGTGGGAAGAAAATATAGAAATCCACGCTTCAAGCATAGGTGCATGTGTTGCTGGTTTGAATTCAGTCAAAATGCTGGTCCACGTCAAGGAGGAACTGATTAAAAAGGGAGAAGAAACACTTCGTTTCCTGCTTCCAAGGGAAAGTTATTCAAAAGAGACGGATTTAGCCCTTTTATCCTTAATTTATCCTTATAGGCTGGTAGACCGTGAAATAGCACTTAAAATATTGAAGTATGTCACAGAGCGCCTAGAAAGAACAAAAGGTTGTATTAGATATGAAAAGGACCTTTATTATAATGACGGTCAAGAAGCGGAATGGTGTTTCGGGCTTCCGTGGTTGGGCTTATGCTACCTTGAACTTGGCATGATGAACAAAGTGAAGGAATATATAGATAAAACGAAAATGATCATTCCGGAAAATTGGGAAGTTCCTGAATTATATATAGGAGGCAGTAATGTTCCAAACAGGAATACTCCTTTGGCATGGTCAGTCTCATTATCGTATTTATTCTTGACGAAGACTCAGATGATTCGAACTGAACAAATAACATGAAGAATTCATACATGATAACATAAAGCTCTTCCCAAAAAATGGGGAGAGCTTTTATTGGAATAATAATATTTTTACAATTAATGGCTATTTTCCGCAAAAAAATGTTTTAATTTTCAAAAAAACGGGCATTTATTACAATATATTCACCTCCATTTGAAGGATTAATGTCATTTTTACCGAATATATATAATAACTGGGGAAGGATGGGTAAAATACTATCGAGTTAATACTGATGGAGGGGTTTTATTGAGTACAATTATTGACCAGCTGCAAGAGAATTATCCAAGCGATTTCGATTTGTATTTGTTTCATGAAGGCACCCTTTATGAAAGCTATAAAATGCTTGGGGCACACATTGTAACATCATTAGGTATTGAAGGAGTACGCTTCACCGTTTGGGCCCCCCATGCCAAGCAAGTTTCAGTTGTCGGTAATTTTAATAATTGGGACGGAAAAGATCATGCGATGAAACGGATCGAGCGTTCAGGTATCTGGGTGTTGTTCGTACCAGGACTACAAGAAGGGGAACTCTATAAATACGAAATACATACACCTGGAAATAAACGTATCCTAAAAGCCGATCCATATGCCTTTTATTCGGAAGTCAGACCAAATACAGCCTCGGTCATTAAAAGGCTGGATAATTTTGAATGGCAAGATTCGAAGTGGATAGCCGATAGGAAAAAGGAAAATATTTATCATAAGCCCATGTCCATTTATGAAGTGCACCCAGGAACATGGAAACAGAAAGAAGATGGCGAATTTTATTCGTACCGTGAATTGGCTGATAGATTAGTTGATTATGTGATTGATAATAGTTTTACACATATTGAAATCATGGCCATAATGGAACATCCATTTGATAAATCGTGGGGATACCAGGTCACGGGCTATTATTCCGTAACCAGCCGTTACGGTTCACCGGAAGATTTTAAATATCTAATTAACCTTTGCCACCAAAAGGGCATAGGAGTAATCCTTGACTGGGTTCCCGCCCATTTTTGTAAAGATGCGCATGGACTTTCCCGTTTCGATGGCACGCCTCTCTATGAACCAATTGATCATACTAGAGCAGATCGCCCGTTATGGGGGACATACAATTTTGATTTTACCAAACCGGAAGTAGTCAGTTTCCTTATATCAAATGTAATGTTTTGGATGGATGTATACCATATTGATGGGGTCCGTGTCGATGCTGTTTCGTCAATGGTTTATTTAAATCATGATAATCCATTGCCAGTCAAGCTGAAAAACCAGTTTGGCGGTGAGGAAAACCTGGAAGCCATACAATTTTTGCAAAAGCTTAACGAAGTGGTTTTCAAGAAATATCCCAATGCATTAATGATGGCTGAAGAAGCAACAGATCGGCCACTTATAACTTCTCCTACCGATGTAGGAGGCCTAGGCTTTAATTACAAATGGAATATGGGATGGACTAACGATATTCTTCGTTATATGAAACTTGAAACGGATGAAAGGCCATATCATCATAGCCTCTTAACCTTTTCATTTTTCTATGCTTTTTCAGAAAATTTTGTCTTGCCCTTTTCACATGATGAAGTGGTTCATGGCAAGAAGTCATTATTGAATAAGATGCCTGGTGACTATTGGCAGAAATTCGCAAATTTACGATTACTCCTTGGGTATTACATGACTCATCCTGGAAAGAAGCTTCTATTTATGGGCTGTGAATTTGGCCAGTTCATAGAATGGAAAGATGAGGAACAATTGGATTGGCTGCTTTTGGAATATGAATCCCACGAAAAGCAGGCATATTACTTCCGTACCCTCCAGGATTTTTATAGGCAAACTTCCTCCCTTTGGAGACTGGATCATGTCCAGGAGGGATTTGAATGGATAGATCCGAACAATAGTAAACAGAGTATCATTACCTTTATGAGAAAAGGTAAACGCAAAGGCGATTATTGCATTGTTGTCTGTAATTTTTCTGCGCAGGCTCATGCTCAATATCAAATAGGTGTACCATCCCAAGGTAAATATATAGAGGTCTTCAGCAGTGATTCAGCAGCTTTCGGAGGATCGGGTCAGATCAATGAAGAACCCATTAATGTCAAAAAGGATCCATACCATAATCAACCATTCAGCATGGAAATAACTGTACCTCCATTAGGCATTTCTATTTTTATGAAGCAAACAAAAAAAAGACGGGGGAGAGTGAACGAATAATGGGAGCGAAAAAATGGATAGCAATGTTATTGGCAGGAGGCCAGGGTTCAAGGTTAGGTGAATTGACAATCGGTTTGGCAAAACCAGCTGTTCCCTTTGGCGGTAAATATAGAATCATCGATTTTCCATTAAGTAACTGCACACATTCTGGTATTGATACGGTTGGGGTACTGACCCAATACCAGCCATTGATTCTAAATGATTACGTTGGTAATGGCAAAGCTTGGGATCTTGATCTGGATGTTGGCGGAGTTTCCGTTCTTCCCCCTTATCAAGGGAAAGAAGGCGGTGAGTGGTATAAAGGAACAGCAAACGCTGTTTATCAAAATATCCAATACATTGATAACTATGATCCGGAGCATGTACTGATTCTCTCTGGTGACCATATTTATAAGATGGATTACAGTAAAATGCTGGATTATCACATTGAAAAAAATGCCGAGGCAACCATAGCTGTCATTCAAGTGCCGTGGCAGGAAGCAAGTCGTTTCGGAATCATGAATACCAATGATGATGATAAAATCACTCAATTTGATGAAAAACCAAAGTATCCAAAGAGTAATCTCGCTTCCATGGGAGTTTACCTATTCAATTGGAAGACCCTAAGACGGTATTTAATAAACGATGAAAAAGATGAAAATTCTTCCAATGATTTCGGCAGCAACATCATTCCAAAGATGCTTGAAGACCGAAAAAAGCTATATGCCTATCGTTTTAATGATTATTGGAAAGATGTAGGAACGGTCGAAAGCCTTTGGCAGGCCCATATGGACTTATTGGAGGATACGCCAAATTTCCAGTTGGATGACCAGCAATGGAAAATTTTTGCCCGCAATGCAAATCATCCGCCGCAATATATATCACCGGATGCCGAGGTCAGTCAGTCGCTTATCAATGAAGGGTGCATGATACACGGGAACATTGAACATTCAGTTTTATCCTATAATGTACAGGTGGGCTATGGGTCAACCATAAAAGATTCAGTCATCATGCCTAATGTTACGATTGGTGAAAACGTTCATATAGAAAGAAGCATCATAGCCAGCAATTGTGTTATAGAAGATGGTGCAGTAGTAGGCAATTCAGCAGTTACATCCGATATTACCTTAATTGGTGAAAATCAGACCATTATCAATCCAAACAAAAAAAAGATCACTCTTAACTAGAAAAAGGGGAAGCTGCTATGGAAAATGTGTTGGGTATTATTAACTTAATCAATGAAAGACAACATTTAAAAGATCTGACTGCTCACCGTAATGTGGCATCTGTGCCATTTGGCGGGCGCTACCGTTTGATTGACTTTACGATGTCGAATCTCATTAATGCAGATGTATCAAAAGTAGCCGTTTTTCCAAAAGAAAAGTATCTTTCAGTTATGGATCATCTTGGCTCGGGTAAAGAATGGAACTTGGATCGGCGTTCAGGAGGCTTATATATCTTGCCCCCTATCCATCCGGATGAAACGGTAACGGGCGATATGAAGCAATTCTATGATCATCTCAGCTTTTTCGAACGTGCACAGGCAGATACTGTAATCATTTCCCCAGGAAGCCATGTATGCAAATTGGATTTTAATGAAGTGCTTGATTATCACAAAAAACATAAAGCGGATATCACGGTCGTATATAAGGATTATGTAGGCGAATTGATTGAGAAACCTATCTATCACACATGCTCGGTTGATTCGGATGAAGACATTACTGACATTAGCTTTTATACCATCCCTAGACCTGGTGACCATGTTTGTCTAGAAACCTTCATCATAAGTAAAACGCTATTGGTGAACTTGATCAAAAGCTGTGTTGCCAGTGGGGAATATGACTTTTTGAAAGACGCTGTGAAAGCCAATCTTCATCGTTTTACAGTCAAAGGCTACAATTTTACTGGAGATATGCCATTCATCCATTCCATTGAAAGCTTTCATTCCAGTAATATGAATTTCTTGAACCCTTCGGTAATCCGTTCTTTCTTCGGGGATACTTGGGATGTTTATACAAAAATCAAACATGAGGCACCGACCAAATATTCAAGTTCTTCGAAGGTTACCAATTCATTGATAGCCAATGGGTGTGATATTGAAGGAACTGTCGAAAACAGTATACTTTTCCGTGGGGTAAAGGTGAAAAAGGGTGCGATTATAAAGAATAGCATCATCATGCAAAAAGGCGTGATTGAAGAAGGAGCTATCGTTGAAAATACCATAACTGATAAAGAAGTGAGAATTACTAGTGAAAAATCAGTTATTGGTTTAAAACAGCCTACTGTAATAAAAAAAGCGGAAGTA
This window encodes:
- a CDS encoding AzlD domain-containing protein, giving the protein MEISGYILAVILGTSIVTFIPRVFPLMLLSKMQIPEWGIDWLKHVPVAVMAALLAQELLLSEQVFSIKDNALNLAAALPAFLVAIFTRSLLATVMIGVLSLMILRFFF
- a CDS encoding glycoside hydrolase family 15 protein, with the protein product MKINGALEVLDRMRLPNGAYTASVSDDYNYVWIRDVVYTVMPFINDSSNRYEKAYHALFDLFQSYEWKIDIHTEQKPQFLFEHIHARYSTELKELPDEWGHAQNDAIGAFLWGVGEGYRHGKKVIRNQRDLQIVQKLVNYLECLQYWQSEDNGMWEENIEIHASSIGACVAGLNSVKMLVHVKEELIKKGEETLRFLLPRESYSKETDLALLSLIYPYRLVDREIALKILKYVTERLERTKGCIRYEKDLYYNDGQEAEWCFGLPWLGLCYLELGMMNKVKEYIDKTKMIIPENWEVPELYIGGSNVPNRNTPLAWSVSLSYLFLTKTQMIRTEQIT
- the glgB gene encoding 1,4-alpha-glucan branching protein GlgB, whose product is MSTIIDQLQENYPSDFDLYLFHEGTLYESYKMLGAHIVTSLGIEGVRFTVWAPHAKQVSVVGNFNNWDGKDHAMKRIERSGIWVLFVPGLQEGELYKYEIHTPGNKRILKADPYAFYSEVRPNTASVIKRLDNFEWQDSKWIADRKKENIYHKPMSIYEVHPGTWKQKEDGEFYSYRELADRLVDYVIDNSFTHIEIMAIMEHPFDKSWGYQVTGYYSVTSRYGSPEDFKYLINLCHQKGIGVILDWVPAHFCKDAHGLSRFDGTPLYEPIDHTRADRPLWGTYNFDFTKPEVVSFLISNVMFWMDVYHIDGVRVDAVSSMVYLNHDNPLPVKLKNQFGGEENLEAIQFLQKLNEVVFKKYPNALMMAEEATDRPLITSPTDVGGLGFNYKWNMGWTNDILRYMKLETDERPYHHSLLTFSFFYAFSENFVLPFSHDEVVHGKKSLLNKMPGDYWQKFANLRLLLGYYMTHPGKKLLFMGCEFGQFIEWKDEEQLDWLLLEYESHEKQAYYFRTLQDFYRQTSSLWRLDHVQEGFEWIDPNNSKQSIITFMRKGKRKGDYCIVVCNFSAQAHAQYQIGVPSQGKYIEVFSSDSAAFGGSGQINEEPINVKKDPYHNQPFSMEITVPPLGISIFMKQTKKRRGRVNE
- a CDS encoding glucose-1-phosphate adenylyltransferase, whose product is MGAKKWIAMLLAGGQGSRLGELTIGLAKPAVPFGGKYRIIDFPLSNCTHSGIDTVGVLTQYQPLILNDYVGNGKAWDLDLDVGGVSVLPPYQGKEGGEWYKGTANAVYQNIQYIDNYDPEHVLILSGDHIYKMDYSKMLDYHIEKNAEATIAVIQVPWQEASRFGIMNTNDDDKITQFDEKPKYPKSNLASMGVYLFNWKTLRRYLINDEKDENSSNDFGSNIIPKMLEDRKKLYAYRFNDYWKDVGTVESLWQAHMDLLEDTPNFQLDDQQWKIFARNANHPPQYISPDAEVSQSLINEGCMIHGNIEHSVLSYNVQVGYGSTIKDSVIMPNVTIGENVHIERSIIASNCVIEDGAVVGNSAVTSDITLIGENQTIINPNKKKITLN
- the glgD gene encoding glucose-1-phosphate adenylyltransferase subunit GlgD gives rise to the protein MENVLGIINLINERQHLKDLTAHRNVASVPFGGRYRLIDFTMSNLINADVSKVAVFPKEKYLSVMDHLGSGKEWNLDRRSGGLYILPPIHPDETVTGDMKQFYDHLSFFERAQADTVIISPGSHVCKLDFNEVLDYHKKHKADITVVYKDYVGELIEKPIYHTCSVDSDEDITDISFYTIPRPGDHVCLETFIISKTLLVNLIKSCVASGEYDFLKDAVKANLHRFTVKGYNFTGDMPFIHSIESFHSSNMNFLNPSVIRSFFGDTWDVYTKIKHEAPTKYSSSSKVTNSLIANGCDIEGTVENSILFRGVKVKKGAIIKNSIIMQKGVIEEGAIVENTITDKEVRITSEKSVIGLKQPTVIKKAEVI